The genomic region GGCGTATGCGTCTGCCGGTCTGAGCGTGGACGGCTATGTCCTGGACGGGGTGATCCGAGCGGTGAGCCCGGCGATGATCAGTACGTTCTACGGATATTTGCTTGACGAGTACCACCCGATTGCGCATTTGGTTGACCACGAGCAGGTGCTGGTGCATGTGCAGGGTTCGTCGCCGGGGCGGGCGCTGAGCACCTCGGCTGTGCGCAAGATGCTGCGCCGGTCGTGTGAGCGGGCCGGTCTCAATGCCCGGATCACCCCGCACGCGTTCCGTCACCGGGCTGCTGCGGCCTTGTACGCGGCGACGGATTTCAACGCGGAGATGGTTGCTCAGGAGTTCGGCTGGAGCAGTCCGTCGATGGTCACTGAGTTGTACGGGAAGTCGGCGAACCGAGAAGCGATGCAGCACCTGCACCGCTTGTGGGAAACGGCGCCCGGCTTGACCACCGGCACCAGCGGTGACGGAGCCCAGGCATGAGCGCTGAACCTGCAATCGAGCTCTCCGGACCCACACTGGTTGAGACCGCGTCGGACTACATGCAGCTGTCCGCTGAGCAGCGGTATGAGCTGATCAGTCAGAAGTTCCCGACCTGGCTACTGACGGAGCCGATCGTATTCCCGCGCAACCATTCCACCTACGGGTGGGCGTGCCCGGTCAACGGATGTGACGGCGCGATCGGAACAACCAACACCAACTTGCTGTGCATCGCGCACGCACGCGAATTCACCCTGCTTCGTGGGTCAAAGACGCTGGCGGAGTTCGCCACCACCGCTGCGCCCACCGGTAGCCGGAGTTGGGCCTGGGCCTTGGAACGCCGAAAAGGGTGCTCGATCTGCGGTGACAACCGCGAAGCGGCGGGCAATGGATTGTGTTCTCAGCACAATAAGCGCCTGCGACGTGCTCGCCAGCAGGGCATTGACGAAACAGACTGGCGTGCAACACAAGAACCGTTGCCACCGTTCGATGACGAGTGCGCGGTGCAGCTCTGCGTCCGAGACGCCGACTGCGGTCAATTCAGCGGCGCGCACAAGCGCCCGATTTGCCGCACCCACCTGCAAAGCTGGAAGCACTGGCTCACGCAAAGGGGCGCTGAACGTTCCGTGCAGGCGTTCGAGGAATGGTTGTCCTGGCCGGTGACTGTTGCCTCGACCAGGACGCTCGACAGCCGCGGCGAACTGCACTTGGCGGCCTTGCCCCCAAGTTTGCAGCGCGAAATCCGCTACGGGCTCGACCGCCACGCCAAAACGGCGAGGCGCACGCAGTGGCGGCCGATGGATATCCAGGCGGTGGTGGATCGGCTTGCCGCGGCCGGTGCTGTGTCCCTGCTGGACCCGATCGTGGAGGAGATCGCAGAGGATCAGGAAAACAGGCCCCAGCAGCGCATCTGTCGGGATCTGCCCGTCGCGGCGCGGAGCCTTCTGTTGACCAAGCAGACCGCGAAGGACGCGGGCTGGTTTGATCATGTCTTCTCCGGCGGGAAGCAGTTCTCTGGTAGTCAAATTGGTGAACGTCGTCGTTCAGTATGGGACTTGAACCGCATCTCCCAGCGGTGGCTGCGCGATGCCCTGTGGGATTACCTCTACGACCAGTCCCTCGAACCCGATGGGAAGCGGATTTCGGCGGGGACGGTGTTTTATCGGCGCGCTGGTGTCGGGCTGCTGTCGTATGTTCTGGAACAGATACGGCCTGACCACGGCAGCGATCCGTCGCTGCTGCACGCTGCCGACGCTCACGCGATCAAAGAACTGATCAACCTGTGGTTCACCGAGAAAATCCCTGTTCCAGCTCTTATTGACGTAGCCAGAAAAGTCGACGGGGTGATGACCGAGCGGTCACGCCACATCTTGATGCGTAACGCCCATATTGTGCTGGCGCACAATAAGGAACGCGGCCGGACATCGACAACACCTGAGGATTTCCTTCTGCGGTTCCCCGACTTCCCGGTTCCCGCCAGAAGCCCGCTGCCCCGACCGTTGAGCTTCGGTGATTATCAACTGCTCGTAGATCCCGACAGCCTGCGTGCACTCGACGAATTGGACTCCGCAGAGGTGGGCCTGTCTGACGTGTGGCTGGTGCAGGCGTTTCAGGGCGGCCGGATCAGCGAGGTCCTGAACCTGCGCCTGGGGTGCATCGGGCTGGTCGGGGTGGCGCAGCCGTACCTGTGGCGCGACATCAGCAAAGTCAACGTGGTCGATTACGGAATACCCTGCCACGTACCGGTTTACGAGCGGCTGCTGCGCCGCCAGGCGATCACCAAAGCCAAACTCCGTAACCGTTACCGCAAACGCCTCGCCGCGCTCGACGGCCGCGGGCGCGAGCGGCTGGAGGCCGAATGGGAACGGACCATGCCGCTGTTCCCCGGCGCGCACCTAAACCCCGATCTGACCCTGGAAGTCTCCTACACCTCGTTCAGCAAGACATGGAAGAAATGGTTCGCCGGCCTGGGCCTGTCCGGGATCACCACCCACCAGACCCGCGCAACGCTGGCAACATCGCTGCTCAACAACGGTGCACCGGCAGAACTGGTCCGCCAACTGCTCGGCCATTTCTCCGACGAAGCACTCGCACACTACGCCCGCTACAACGACGCAAGCATGGCCAAGCACCTCAAGCAGATCTGGGCCGCCGGACCAGGAACCAACAAACCCGGCACCATCCTGCTGCGCCCCGGCGACCTCGACGCTGACCCGGCGACGCTTCGCGACAGGATCGACCTCGCGGTCATCCCGGTCGAGCACGGAATCTGCCGGTACGGGCCCGTCGTCGGCGGCGAGAGCTGCCCCTTCGCGAAGAACTGCACCAACGGCCCGCAAGGCCCGTGCGAGCACTTCGCCCTCACCGGCGCTGATCTGGCGTACTGGGAACGCAAGCGCGACGCCGCTTTCCATTTCGCCGAGGCGCCCCTAACGAGGACGCCCGCGACTACATCCCTGTCTGCCTGGGACCCGTGGCAGCCGGTTCTCGCCGGATTACGCGAAGCCCTTGATGAGCTCGGCCTGCTCGAAGAAGCCGAAAAGCTCGACCTGCGCAGCCCCACCCATGACTACTTCCATCCGGTGTTCACCACCGGCTGGACGCTCGACCAACTCACCCCCACCGGTTCAAGGATCGGAGACGACGACCGCATGACTACGCACAGTCCAAAACCACGAGTTGCCGCAAAGCGCCGACGCCCAGTGGAAGCGATCGAGAAACGAGCACACCGCAGCATCGAGTGCGAACAACGGGTCCGAAAAGCGTTGAACAGACTCACGAAAACCGGGATTCCATTCACCGTCAAAGACGTGTGCGACCTCGCCGGGGTCGGCAAGACATTCATCTACGACCCGCGCCATCCCGAACTTACCCAGGCCATCCTCGACGCGCGCAACGCCTCGCAGATCGCCGTTACGACCCGGGCAGAAGACCGCGTTGACGGTCGAACCTCGTCCTGGCGCGAAAGAGCCATCAACGCCGAATCCCACGCCAAGAAGCTCAAATCCGACCTAGCCGACCGGGATTCACGCATCGCCGACCTTGTCGGTCAGCTCTACGACCCCGACGGCGTGCATCTAGTAGACGAGAACGCCCGGCTGAGAGGCCTGCTGGCCGTTGCGAATCAGAACCTCAAAGACGTGCACACCGAAGTCCAGAAGCTCACGCGATCGCTCGACGCGGCACGAGCCAACGTCAAACGGGAGCGCCAACGCAACGTGACTCAGCTGTTCACCGCCGACCACCCCGTCCAGCAGTAGGCGTCTCGTAATGATGGATACGGGTGTGTGCGATTCAGGTGTGCGATCTAAGTGGGCGATGGGGACCGGGTTTTCGACGGCTGCTCGCATGGTCTGGTCGGCGGCGATCGCGGTGACGGTGTCAGTGTTCTCGCTCTTTTCGATCGGGCAAGTCCGTTGGCCGGCAACGCCTCACGGCGTCGGACTCGAGGTATGGACCTCGGTGGGGCAGGTGGTCTGTCTGGTCGCGCTCGTTGGTGCCGGTTGCCTGTGGCGCCGCGGCCGGCAGCTACTCGCGAGGCTGATCGCGGTGGTATCTCTGGCCGCATTCGTGGTCGTCACACTCGGCATACCCCTTGGCGGAACCAAGCTGTACTTGTTTGGAATCTCGGTCGATCAGCAGTTTCGCACCGAGTACCTGACCCGGCTTACCGACAGTCCCGC from Mycolicibacterium sp. TY81 harbors:
- a CDS encoding tyrosine-type recombinase/integrase — protein: MSAEPAIELSGPTLVETASDYMQLSAEQRYELISQKFPTWLLTEPIVFPRNHSTYGWACPVNGCDGAIGTTNTNLLCIAHAREFTLLRGSKTLAEFATTAAPTGSRSWAWALERRKGCSICGDNREAAGNGLCSQHNKRLRRARQQGIDETDWRATQEPLPPFDDECAVQLCVRDADCGQFSGAHKRPICRTHLQSWKHWLTQRGAERSVQAFEEWLSWPVTVASTRTLDSRGELHLAALPPSLQREIRYGLDRHAKTARRTQWRPMDIQAVVDRLAAAGAVSLLDPIVEEIAEDQENRPQQRICRDLPVAARSLLLTKQTAKDAGWFDHVFSGGKQFSGSQIGERRRSVWDLNRISQRWLRDALWDYLYDQSLEPDGKRISAGTVFYRRAGVGLLSYVLEQIRPDHGSDPSLLHAADAHAIKELINLWFTEKIPVPALIDVARKVDGVMTERSRHILMRNAHIVLAHNKERGRTSTTPEDFLLRFPDFPVPARSPLPRPLSFGDYQLLVDPDSLRALDELDSAEVGLSDVWLVQAFQGGRISEVLNLRLGCIGLVGVAQPYLWRDISKVNVVDYGIPCHVPVYERLLRRQAITKAKLRNRYRKRLAALDGRGRERLEAEWERTMPLFPGAHLNPDLTLEVSYTSFSKTWKKWFAGLGLSGITTHQTRATLATSLLNNGAPAELVRQLLGHFSDEALAHYARYNDASMAKHLKQIWAAGPGTNKPGTILLRPGDLDADPATLRDRIDLAVIPVEHGICRYGPVVGGESCPFAKNCTNGPQGPCEHFALTGADLAYWERKRDAAFHFAEAPLTRTPATTSLSAWDPWQPVLAGLREALDELGLLEEAEKLDLRSPTHDYFHPVFTTGWTLDQLTPTGSRIGDDDRMTTHSPKPRVAAKRRRPVEAIEKRAHRSIECEQRVRKALNRLTKTGIPFTVKDVCDLAGVGKTFIYDPRHPELTQAILDARNASQIAVTTRAEDRVDGRTSSWRERAINAESHAKKLKSDLADRDSRIADLVGQLYDPDGVHLVDENARLRGLLAVANQNLKDVHTEVQKLTRSLDAARANVKRERQRNVTQLFTADHPVQQ
- a CDS encoding tyrosine-type recombinase/integrase — its product is MISTFYGYLLDEYHPIAHLVDHEQVLVHVQGSSPGRALSTSAVRKMLRRSCERAGLNARITPHAFRHRAAAALYAATDFNAEMVAQEFGWSSPSMVTELYGKSANREAMQHLHRLWETAPGLTTGTSGDGAQA